The following nucleotide sequence is from Mytilus edulis chromosome 13, xbMytEdul2.2, whole genome shotgun sequence.
aaataaaaaaaggaaaagaagttgtaaaatacaaaatcaaaaaagATACATTATCAAGTTTTGATTCCAAAgacacataaaaaaaacttaagagCTGTAGGTCCAAATTTACCCTCATCTCCTGTCTTTTTACCTACTTTTTTATCAGTTGTTGACCAAATAAATGTTTTGTACAAGAAAGAGTTGTTATAGACATTTCACATCTCATATCGGACTTgcaaaattaagataaaaatgtGAAGGTTGGAGACAgtccaacaacaaaaatataagtcttttattacaattatacatgaacaaacattaaaacacaattatgtcacaCAAATGCTGGTAAATGAATAGCTGCATTCAAATTGAGACAGGTGAAATAGTAACTCTATAATAAATTAAGCACTAACGAAGACTGAGTCTAGTTTCCAGTTTGTATCAATGAACATTCCCTTCCTTTCACTATTGTCGTATTAAGTGTCATTCACCACACTCCTTTTATCCACACATTTTCTGTCAAGGAGAATCTGATCCGAAAGGAAATGAACATTCCTCCATCATTGTCCATATCAACGCTCTTGAATCCTTAAAAATCATGTTAATTATCTTGACTTGGATCAGCAGGATGAtatttttatctataatgaaAACCTCCCTTTTACttatcatcagttacaaagcatTTTAACAGTAACATTAAATatcttttacttttatttcaaaacaacatACATAATTGGCTTTcatattgcatttatttatatCTCAAAGAATTATGATAAAACAACACGTCAGATATAGTTTATATCTATTCAtgtaatttcgaaaaaaaaattctttaatacAATCAATTTGATTTACAAAGTATCTTAGTTCGTTCTGTAATTTAAACAATTGTGATATGTTTCTGATTGGGACTTTTGAACTGCGATTCTGATGCCTAAAGTTTAGAATAACAGacagattgaattaaaattttaaaaataaactaaaatcatTTAACTTGAAATTACCTCATCCAAGTATCCTTCGAAGCTGTCATAAGGTCCACCTAAACCAAATGCAAATCCAGACTGCCTTTTGAATATAGATCCTGTAAAACAAcaataatttttaacataaaaacaatatgAAATTACCGTATGAtacaatattttatggaaaaagtaccgaaattcaaaacgaaaagtcccttacCAAATGACtaaatcaaacgctcaaacacattaaacgaatggataacatacATTTGGAAAAGCAtgtaattatatttgaaaaaaaactcatACAGTTGGAAAAGAAAAGATTATACTAAGTTGACtacaattttattcaatttgtggTTGTAATGGAGTGGCGTATTGAAAGAACTCAACTACGATTTTTCATAAAAACACTTACCATCGAGATGTATAATTTTAGATATCTTGTTAACTTCGAATACTACATCGTGTAGATTAACATGTACTTGTACTGCATTAGTCTGTTCTACCTGAATTGATATAAAACTTTTCAGctcaacatatatattttaaaaccgACGAATCCAAATATTATATGAAGCCCAACACGCACAGAAAACTGTTTGAGGAGTAATATTTTTTAATCACCTTGTTTATAGTATTACTAGAAGTGTTGTGGGAACCGTCGTTTACATATTTttaggttgttttttttgtgCTGTCTTTTGTTATCTACTTGATTTTGATTGACGGTgtttttttccatctttttttaaaagacaactATTACCACTGCCATGTATTCATCAGTGGCGTAactgggtcatttttacgtgtacgcccgaaccttggcgagggatatgAGGGGTGCCAACCGCTCAATGTCAAAGCACCTGTtggtagtgggttcgaaagggacgaagcccccgaaagctatcgagaatgagataccataatgattcctgtcagtaaaaattcattgataacaacatacttttgaatctaaatggtttatttttatttttttttttgttaaattttgtaatatgttaacttattcatcgtgttaaactggaagctagccttatggtcattggttttagagaaaacgtccaaaccaatattatttttaaataagtttaaatggtgccgtgagtgagcatataatcaacaaaagcaccttttaatgaacacgaaaaaaaatatttctaagaggtgcaatataaaaaaattctggaacacctaggatttcttccacaaaaagtgaatcaatgTATCATTCCTTTacagggatttaaaaaaaaataaaaattttcttttgatatttttttcttgatctggaatttttcacgacaatctatgaaggtttataaattgagcatgtaattgcgtaaagaagagtccagctatctgtctatcagaaaagaaccgaaaaatgaacgaaaacaaatgcttttaaaattttagctttagacattaagtcatagaaaaagcttcttcgacattttcataaatttcgatgaaggttcgacaagtagaagaaataacaaaatgtaagcccaatctgcgaccacttattaattctgagactactataacacatgtgttatagtagtctcagattaattgcagaaagaaatacattttatccttaaaatgcgggaaaattaaagatattatattgctctgaatactcttttgatcataaacagtttctgtacaactttcgtaaaatttcacggtCGGAGAGTCAtttaattatagtataactaatcgccgtatttgaatatcaaaaataagacaacgcgtgaccgaacgacgcatggattaaacgagtgcgcagcacgagtttaatccatagcggcgttcggtcacaagttgtcttatttttgatattcaaatacggcgattagttattctttttattacattggcaaaatttggctttttttataaaattaatgtagaaaatgtaaggaactatatctttttcctacgcattgacaatttgttttgatccgacgttatcgacgtcttgacaacgcctattgttgtatgacgtcagagagtgaaataaccacgtttatttcacatgtgaaattatcggtttttatctaactgggaaatcaatgtaattcattgcaaccaatgtaataaaagaatttatccacattcggaaacctaaatattgacaccactttgtctcgcttttgggacataaaacacaggctcgacaaaaatacaaacagcatatcgaatctgagcagatagtgaattgctttaaatataagaaaagaaggtAGAATTCAAAGTggattcagacttttacaaaagattcgaacaattatattaaatgatctatttgagtaaatttagtcccaatttttattcaaaattacaatccattaaaaaaagaagcacaaggctgatgtgcttttgaccagattttcttattctatgtcgattatttgttttattttcaaaattcaagtgtacgcccgggcgttttgacgtaaacgtagctacgcgcatgttCATACAATTCGatattgtatgtacatgtagGAATACGTAAAGAATTAATAGGCACTGGGTAAATTTTCTTAATCATGATTGTACCGATTCATGCATAGAACAATATGCATTTACATACTTAGTTGATAAAAAGTTAACATGATAATAAAAATGCCGAACTCTACaggatatttaaaacaaaaagtccGTTATAAAATTACAAAACCCAAGCTATCATGGACTATAACATGCGTTTATATGAGACAATGTGTATGTCGCACTCATCTGAAAGCTTTGACACATTTTGTTCCCTATCATATTTGTAAGAAGAGACTTACCAGTGATTGTACGAaaattttttctctttttcaaataaatactGTTGCTTCTAGAATATTCCTCAataaaacaacaagaaaaaagACAGAAGgaacacaaattatttttacCTTGTATGATATCCATTCACTGACTGTCATTTCAATATCATTAACTGAATTTACCAACAGCCTTATTCCAATGAGTGACTTAGATCTATCTATCAGGAGTGCAAAGCTTGGGTCACAAGTTGGCGACGGATAGCAATTGGTCAGCACAGATTGGAAATTTGTATCCGAGTTTATGATCAATGGAGCAAATTGAAATTCTATCACCAGGTTCCTGAAAGGGAAAACTGATTAATGTTATATCAGATCCGTTCAGAATTTCAAAATTAGATTATTCGTTGTCTATTAGAgaatgttagtttaaacatatttatttatagtggattgggaaacaagttttgcaacttatattaattcctttccactttgcgggtgtgagtgctgccttgtagcggaaTTAGCCTGCTCTTGTTAAATTTTTCGTTTTCTATTAATTATTTTTCTCATTGACTATTAATGATTATTAGTGACCGTTATCTCTTTAACACGGAACAAACATTAAACACGAATGCAAGTTatggttggccgttatggaataaccgtttcacaaatgatatcggttatgttccttacgtcgcaactacaatccccttccctttcatgacataccgaattaagactatttaccggatttgttataacataagtaacacgacgggtgccacatgtggagcaggatctgcgtacccttcaggagcacatgagatcacccctttttattggttgggttcgtgttgcttattccgtagttttctatgttgtgtaatgtgttctattgtttgtctgtttgtcttctttcatttttagccaggcgttgttagtttattttcgatttatgagtctcactgtccctctggtatctttcgtccctcttttaaatttgACCACTAGCATCGGTTAAGAGTGGATTCATTAGTTAAATATCGATGAACTACGAAATGTACTCTGACAGCGCTACCACTACAAAAATCAAACACCAAACATTTAGAAAGCAACCAAACACATTACAATTCTGTTCGATAATTGTGTAGGACAATAATTCACGAATACGGCAAACAAATTGGTTAGACTAGCTAACGATGATATGTTTGATACACAAAAAGGACAAGATAAATAACTGCATTTTCACTATGGTGCATGGGATCTATATATTTGGTAGAAACTTTTACCTGAAGTCTATACTGGCAAATCTCCACAGATATATGAAACAGTCCTGGTATCCAAACAATGCCTTCCCATCTGGAGTATCTGTTATATTTATATTGTGACAACTTAAGGGAGTCGACATTCCTGATCTATCCTTCATACCACTGGGATCATCAGTACTTTTATCAAAAGTCAGGTAAAGATTGGTCGTACATGATAATGTCTTAGGTGTTGTTGTGGCATCTATGgtttgatttttattattgttagaATTGTCTATTTGAACTAGAGCCGAACAACTGCAACTAGATTGCTCGAATGCCGTACCAGGTGCACACTGTCTCGTAATGGTGCCGTGACCAGTAACATGTTCCAGATAGAGTGTGGGGTCGTTGGCTACTGGTTTTAAACTGCAAACTGAAAGATAATAAAACTCATTTAATCATAATTATATATCTACGTCCGCAAATTAAGCATGGTTGTTTTCGTACATAACAAATTCACAGAGCAAAGTTTACGATGAAGCGATGACTACACAAGGTGCAATTGTTTCATTGTATGAATGTCCATGGTGTTTAGCTGAGTAATTCATTATAAATTACTGTAAGAAAACCCGGATTTGGAAATGCATTggttaaggtagcaatacacagttaggagtttagtttcgcattttggcccctgtgaatttttcaaataggaaagttattgtgtaataaaattcatttttagacagatgagtgctaatttagccttcaaagatggtttataagaccatcaagattattttttacatgttttatgggctgttttctgtttgacaatccgtattttcatagctagaccggccattggtccagaaattaatgtactgtttacaaacactgtttttctacacgaagtttttgacgcaattttacaaaaaaatgagacgaaagacatatgattttcattggatttgctgaatgatatatgtacacagtttcagaaaaggtactACTTCAAgtgattgaaattctactttaaaccaaattttggggaaatatgtgacatctttccccccctttttgcaatattttataacaaataaatgcagattgttgccatggatacaccaaaaagaaaaattattttaccattttatatactggatatataATCTATGGAAggttctgattacatacatatgcccatatatgacacaaacagtaagcttgatattgcaagaaagcaatgaaaaggggatggtaaaattcataagggcaaattttagtattttttcctaactgtttattgctaccttatggcatacttaccaagctcagaattgtatattttaagacttttcatgccacaaatctattgatatttagattctaaatcaacttctgagtaaattaagtgtttaagaatgacaatatatgtcaattttattgtttacagtccttagcaaccaaaattagacattttgacacaaggcttatatttgtactctatcggcttaactgcATGTAGTAAgctaagtattgaacgcgttggtttttttcttgcgaatatatcaaattattgtttttatcaagatttcatgttacattttggcatatattaaatgtatagttaaatcagatgtaagaaattgattccctatcaccaagttctttaatcaagtctttggtatgcaataagcataaagattaacattgtTATGCttgaaattgttaatttttatacaatgttgcatcatcagagatcttattaagatattcaacattaaaaaactgacaaaagaggtacagtttttaagatttggccaaaaattgaggtagaggCAAGaatttacactttgacttggcacctttctttaaaatcagtttttgtcgcgtttcagtgtcaactgctaaccttcataaaatattcattactcaaccaattttcaaaaataaaaggccattttactcgtattagctagcagaactcagaaaataagttaaaagtgagaatttgaaaaaaatatttactattatggcatacttaccaagctcagaattgtatattttaagacttttcatgccacaaatctattgatatttagattctaaatcaacttctgagtaaattaagtgtttaagaatgacaatatatgtcaattttattgtttacagtccttagcaaccaaaattagacattttgacacaaggcttatatttgtactctatcggcttaactgcATGTAGTAAgctaagtattgaacgcgttggtttttttcttgcgaatatatcaaattattgtttttatcaagatttcatgttacattttggcatatattaaatgtatagttaaatcagatgtaagaaattgattccctatcaccaagttctttaatcaagtctttggtatgcaataagcataaagattaacattgtTATGCttgaaattgttaatttttatacaatgttgcatcatcagagatcttattaagatattcaacattaaaaaactgacaaaagaggtacagtttttaagatttggccaaaaattgaggtagaggCAAGaatttacactttgacttggcacctttctttaaaatcagtttttgtcgcgtttcagtgtcaactgctaaccttcataaaatattcattactcaaccaattttcaaaaataaaaggccattttactcgtattagctagcagaactcagaaaataagttaaaagtgagaatttgaaaaaaatatttactattaaggtagcaatacacagttaggagtttagtttcgcattttggcccctgtgaatttttcaaataggaaagttattgtgtaataaaattcatttttagacagatgagtgctaatttagccttcaaagatggtttataagaccatcaagattattttttacatgttttatgggctgttttctgtttgacaatccgtattttcatagctagaccggccattggtccagaaattaatgtactgtttacaaacactgtttttctacacgaagtttttgacgcaattttacaaaaaaatgagacgaaagacatatgattttcattggatttgctgaatgatatatgtacacagtttcagaaaaggtactACTTCAAgtgattgaaattctactttaaaccaaattttggggaaatatgtgacatctttccccccctttttgcaatattttataacaaataaatgcagattgttgccatggatacaccaaaaagaaaaattattttaccattttatatactggatatataATCTATGGAAggttctgattacatacatatgcccatatatgacacaaacagtaagcttgatattgcaagaaagcaatgaaaaggggatggtaaaattcataagggcaaattttagtattttttcctaactgtttattgctacctaaaaCAGTTATACCGAATATAATATAGGAAAAGGATAGAGTATTGGGACATGATAATCATTTGTATCTTATTTAATTGGGAGAGCAGGCCAATGGGTTAAAGTAGTTCATCTACCGTTACCACCAACATGTCAGTATTGAAGTTGATAGTTAATGACAGATGCGTCAGAATCATATCTTGATTGACAAAGGCTTGTAATGTTTTATACGAATGGTCGGTACTCTTGCTCCCTCCACGAATATTAACTAGCAGCCAGGATCTAGACAACAGTGCTGAAAAGGGCGTTTAACATCTTCAATCAATTAAACGATCCATTCTTATTAAATAGAAACTATCcattgattttgttttcaatctacTCAGGCAAAACAAAATTCTATATCACACCTTGTAATGTAGAATTATTGTTTACAGTTGGTGGACATTCGCTGTTGCAGGCACCAAGTTTGCAACCAGAGCCGTCCGAATAGCCAGTTCCAAGTGGGCAGCATACACCTGTAATATCGCCATTCAAACACACCCAATATCCGCGGCAGTTGTTCTTCATTGGTGCAGTTAATTTGTCTCTACACAGAtctacaattaaaaaaacaacaataattcCAAATTAAGTAAACAAAGGCAACAATAGAATGCCGCTGTTCAAAGtgcattagaaaatgcctgtaccaagtcaggaatatgacagttgttatccattcgtttgatgttttgaacttttgattttgccatttgattggggactttcctttttgaattttccttggagttcagtatttttgtgattttaatttttatttttttcaacagtcataaatcgattaagcaaaaacaaatgCGGGGCTAAAACCgatgaaaacacatcaaatataagaggaaaccaaCAGACGATAAGAAGCACTGGACCGGGGGAAAACGCTCACATAGAAACGGTCTATTTGATAACAGCTGCTACCATGCAAGTCTTAGCTTAAATAATACACGAGTTGTCAATGATTTTTCAGTTCCAAGTTTAAGATCGACAAAACATGCACGATTTGAACATTCAAATGCGTTATGCCCATTAAGACAGGTCTTAATTGATGACTAATGGTTTCGAAATATAATATAAAGATGAAGTAAATTATATCTATGAtggtatgtatatatttttttttacttcattgtgccacatatggagcaggatttGATAACcattccggagcacatgagatcatccccagtttgaGGTGGGGAGTCGTGTTGCGCGGTTTTTTtctaagttatatttttttttattcatggcgttgtcaatttattgttTGACTTCTGAATTTTCATTTTCCTTTGGTATCATTCGGCTCTCTTTTAAATACGTACCAAGTTTGCAGGTGGAGTGTTTGGGTTGCACACACGTCAAAGCATTCTCATTATAAAACTGTCCAAATGGACAATATCTTTCGTGAAACACTAATATTCCGGCAGCATCCTCGGTCTCTATATATTTGTCACAATCTGTCGGATGTGGCAGAAATTGGCGGTTGACGTCAACGGAACCTGTAATTTAAGGAGCTTGTGAGTGATTGGTGCCTTTCATTCTGACATACCTTATACTTCTAAACAAAGTAGTAGATAAAAAGGTctagcgtatcaaattataatagatataggaagatgtggtctGAGTGCCCATGacataactctccatccaaataacaatttataaaagtaaaacattataggtcaacgaacgaccttcaacacggatccttggctcacaccgaacaacaagctataaaggggccctaaaattactagtgcaaaaccattcaaacgggaaaccaacggtctaatcaaattacaagcctggtatctttaatgACTTCTTGCAACCCCCTCAAGGCATCTGGTGGTAAACGTTTCGTCTCCAAGCTCATGTGTGGATATGAAATGTCTTAAAAACGTCATTTCCTAAATGTATACGTTGAATCATGCAAGCTAATAAGATTATCGTCAGTCCGGTATAGATATCCAAAGCTagatttggcacaacattttggaatttgtgATTTTCAGTGCTTTCCGAGTATACTtgattatatcatgtatatgtaaacCTTCAAactgttttgtatatatacacatattgAGTTTGATTTCTTCGGCCTTCTACTGAATATACACGTATCTACAATGATCTTTTCATATCTAATTCAATATTGTTACAGTCAAGAGTTCTAGAAGATGAAACCTATATGTGGTGTTCCAAATTAACATTAGTTCAACACTATTGTCAACTAAAAATAAATTTCTGACGTcaactttcattttcttttttttagatcTATAAGCTTTAGTTTACATGTAAATTTTCTGTAATTGATTAGCTATAAACTGGTAAGACATCTAAAGTACAACTCGAACAAACATAACATAACTTACCATCATTAATTATATTGTTACTTGTCGTAGATGTACTGACTGTACCtaaataatacacaaataaaaaaaaaaaattgctaattTGCGATATCTAAATATAACTGCAATTTAATGAAAACATTTTTCGATTCATTCGTCATAGTTGATGGAACTGATTTGTTATGTTagtgttttgttttaaactttgttttttcCATATATAATCCCAAATATTGGCCAATAGACGTTAAAAGAACGCAACAATCAGTTTTCGTTATGAAGCCACAGTGTTCGGGAGAGAGGGGATAAGGGGACTATTTTTTCGTCGCCTTTAATGCTAACGACACGATGTTTGCAGCCCTTAACCAAATTTGTTATACACCATTCGCACACAAAGGTATTAACATTTCTGATGCAGAAGCATGTCTTGTAATTATTTTGAACAAGTTATTTGAAAGATTTACAAATCTAAGGGGTGTTAGTGAAACCAAATAACATGTTTTCAGTGTTCAAAAGACATTGTTCTATCCGGTATCAGTAACTTTATTGTCGATTTTGTTGAAGggtttcaaatttttgtttttcatggaAAACTGCAGACTGTCAAATACCATCAAAAGCACCATCGTACGCACTTATTATGGTAGTAAACATTATAAATTGACTTAGAAATTAAATGTAT
It contains:
- the LOC139500515 gene encoding protein PIF-like, yielding MLITISTILFMFQVDVRIAQTVVPPTNCKNELDLVFLLDGSQSVTKPNFDLVKNYTVNLISRFEIHPTHTRVGIVEFGTFIGTKIELGQYDTLDALSVAILSMQMSNYGTSTHKAIKLMRGMFSRSPRPGSTKVAVCITDGLSVSPNYTKIESMAAHEEGIHMFALGIGQHVFKTELVFIASQMDYVKEVPDYSALPTNLAAEICNLNFETTTATYKSTTPEDLAIDRIDGTPITGAVNISTTTATSTTNSVINGGTVSTSTTSNNIINDGSVDVNRQFLPHPTDCDKYIETEDAAGILVFHERYCPFGQFYNENALTCVQPKHSTCKLDLCRDKLTAPMKNNCRGYWVCLNGDITGVCCPLGTGYSDGSGCKLGACNSECPPTVNNNSTLQVCSLKPVANDPTLYLEHVTGHGTITRQCAPGTAFEQSSCSCSALVQIDNSNNNKNQTIDATTTPKTLSCTTNLYLTFDKSTDDPSGMKDRSGMSTPLSCHNINITDTPDGKALFGYQDCFIYLWRFASIDFRNLVIEFQFAPLIINSDTNFQSVLTNCYPSPTCDPSFALLIDRSKSLIGIRLLVNSVNDIEMTVSEWISYKVEQTNAVQVHVNLHDVVFEVNKISKIIHLDGSIFKRQSGFAFGLGGPYDSFEGYLDEIKISSC